The Clostridium botulinum BKT015925 genome includes the window TTTGCTCCTGATCTCTTATAATCATTTTCCTTAATTTCATTAACAGGAATTAAATTTATATGACACAATATACCTTTTAATTGATTAAATAACTCTTCGGCATTCTTAGCACTATCATTAATCCCATTTACTAGGGCATATTCAAAAGTTATTCTTCTATTTGTAATTTTAGAATAATATTTGCATGCATCCAATAACTCGTTTATATTATATTTATTTGCTACTGGCATCATACTTTTTCTTATGTCATCGTTAGGAGCATGCAAAGAAATAGCTAAAGTTATTTGTAATTTTTCATCTGCAAGTTCTTTTATCTTAGGGACTATACCACAAGTTGATAAAGTAATATGTCTTTGCCCAATTTTCAAAGCATTATCATCATTTATAAGTTTTATAAATTTTAGTACATTATCATAATTGTCTAATGGCTCTCCACTTCCCATGAGTACAACATTTGATATTCTTTCACCTATTTCTTGTTGCGCTTTAAGTATTTGAGCTGCTATTTCTCCTGATGTCAAATTTCTTACTACACCATCTACTGTAGATGCACAAAATTTACATCCCATTCTACATCCAATTTGCGTTGATACACAAATTGAATTTCCATGTTTATATCTCATAACTACAGATTCGATTATATTACCATCCTTATATTCAAAAAGAAATTTTTCAGTACCATCAATATTAGACTTATATTTTTCCATAATATTAGGTATCTCTATATAAAAAGAATTTTTAAGTTTTTCTTTAGATGCTTTAGATATATTAGTCATTTCATCAAAATTAAAAATAGCCTTTTTGTATATCCACTCAAAAATTTGTTTAGCTCTAAATTTGCTTTCTCCATTTTCAGCCATCCAGTTTTTTAATTCTTCTAAATTAAAATCTAGTATATTCTTCATGTATGCACCTACCTATTTCTTTTAAGTTTAGCAATAAAAAATCCATCCATATATTTATTAGGCAAGATAGTTACTGTTCCATTTTCATTATATATAATATTATCCATTTTACCATAAAATATCGGTTCTACGGTATATTGAGGGAAGTTTTTTATAAACCAATCTATATTTTGTTCATTTTCTTTTTTATTAATAGTACATGTAGAATATAATAGTGTTCCCCCTACTTTAACGTACCTTGCTGCATTTTTCATTATTTCTTTTTGTATCTTTACTATATCTTTTACAGATTCCATATTTTTCGTATACTTAATTTCTGGTTTCTTTCTTATTATACCAAGTCCAGAACAAGGAACATCTATTAAAACCGCATCTGCTATTTCTTTTAGTTCTTCATTAAACTTAGAAGCATCAAGTTTACTACATTCTATATTATTTATTCCTAATCTTTTAGCATTATCTTTTACTAAATTTAATTTATTTTCATGAATATCAAAAGCCTTTACTTTTCCAGTATTATTCATAATCTCAGAAATATGTGTTGTCTTTCCACCCGGAGCACTACATAAATCTAAAACCAAATCTCCTTGTTCTACATTCATAGTAGGTGCAACTAACATAGCACTTTCATCTTGTACTGTTATTTTACCATCTTCAAATAAAGGATTACTTTCAATACTTTTACCTTTATTAATAACAATAGCCTCTGGACATACATATCCTTCCTCAATACTGTATTCATATTCCTCAAGTTTATTAAAAGCCTCATCATAATCAGTTTTTAAGTTATTCACTCGTACTGTAACTGCCGGTCTTTCATTAAGACCTTTTAGTATCTTCTCTGCTATTTCTTCATTATATTGATTAATAAACATCTTAACTAACCATTTTTCACATGAATACTCAAAACTTAATCTTTCTATTATGCTGTTTTTATTATAGTAAACTTTATCAAGATTTCTAAGATAATTTCTTAAAACTCCATTTACTAATTTAGACTCTCCAATAGACTTATGTTTTTTTGCTATATTTACAGCTTCATTCACCGCAGCGAAATTAGGAATCTTATCTAAATACTTTATTTGATATATAGTGGTTCTTAATATATTCAATATATATGAATCCACACTTTTAGTTCCTTTTTTCAAATAAGCATTTAATATTGTATCTATAGTATATTTATATTTAATTGTTCCATATACAATCTCAGTTATTAATCCTTTATCTTTATCATTAATCTTTTGATTATTTAAACTTTGTCTTAAAACTATATTAGAATATGCGTTTTTATTAAAAACCATCTCAAGTATATCAACACATATTTTTCTAGCGTTTTCCATTAATTAACTCCAATCTTTTATTAATCTATTCATCTTTACTGATTGCTATAAGTCTTACAAGTTC containing:
- the rlmN gene encoding 23S rRNA (adenine(2503)-C(2))-methyltransferase RlmN, whose amino-acid sequence is MKNILDFNLEELKNWMAENGESKFRAKQIFEWIYKKAIFNFDEMTNISKASKEKLKNSFYIEIPNIMEKYKSNIDGTEKFLFEYKDGNIIESVVMRYKHGNSICVSTQIGCRMGCKFCASTVDGVVRNLTSGEIAAQILKAQQEIGERISNVVLMGSGEPLDNYDNVLKFIKLINDDNALKIGQRHITLSTCGIVPKIKELADEKLQITLAISLHAPNDDIRKSMMPVANKYNINELLDACKYYSKITNRRITFEYALVNGINDSAKNAEELFNQLKGILCHINLIPVNEIKENDYKRSGAKDIEEFKNILNKYGIETTIRREMGSDINGACGQLRRNYIKNN
- the rsmB gene encoding 16S rRNA (cytosine(967)-C(5))-methyltransferase RsmB; this translates as MENARKICVDILEMVFNKNAYSNIVLRQSLNNQKINDKDKGLITEIVYGTIKYKYTIDTILNAYLKKGTKSVDSYILNILRTTIYQIKYLDKIPNFAAVNEAVNIAKKHKSIGESKLVNGVLRNYLRNLDKVYYNKNSIIERLSFEYSCEKWLVKMFINQYNEEIAEKILKGLNERPAVTVRVNNLKTDYDEAFNKLEEYEYSIEEGYVCPEAIVINKGKSIESNPLFEDGKITVQDESAMLVAPTMNVEQGDLVLDLCSAPGGKTTHISEIMNNTGKVKAFDIHENKLNLVKDNAKRLGINNIECSKLDASKFNEELKEIADAVLIDVPCSGLGIIRKKPEIKYTKNMESVKDIVKIQKEIMKNAARYVKVGGTLLYSTCTINKKENEQNIDWFIKNFPQYTVEPIFYGKMDNIIYNENGTVTILPNKYMDGFFIAKLKRNR